From a single Acidimicrobiales bacterium genomic region:
- the purE gene encoding 5-(carboxyamino)imidazole ribonucleotide mutase codes for MSQYKVAVLMGSPNDGKKMAPAWETLAQFGVEADVRVLSAHRNPAEVAALASTARDEGYAAFICGAGMAAHLAGVVAAHTTLPVVGVPLSGGALNGVDALYSTVQMPRGMPVATVAVDGSLNAALLVVEMLAITDGDLAAAVAADRAARAEANAGPPAT; via the coding sequence ATGAGCCAGTACAAGGTCGCCGTGCTGATGGGATCACCCAACGACGGCAAGAAGATGGCCCCGGCGTGGGAGACCCTGGCCCAGTTCGGCGTCGAGGCCGACGTCCGGGTCCTCTCCGCCCACCGCAACCCGGCCGAGGTGGCCGCCCTGGCCTCCACCGCCCGCGACGAGGGCTACGCCGCCTTCATCTGCGGAGCGGGCATGGCCGCCCACCTGGCCGGCGTGGTCGCCGCCCACACCACCCTGCCGGTCGTCGGCGTGCCCCTCTCGGGCGGCGCCCTCAACGGCGTCGACGCGCTCTACAGCACGGTGCAGATGCCCCGGGGCATGCCGGTGGCCACCGTGGCCGTCGACGGCTCGCTCAACGCCGCCCTGCTGGTGGTGGAGATGCTGGCCATCACCGACGGCGACCTGGCCGCCGCGGTGGCCGCCGATCGTGCGGCCCGGGCCGAGGCCAACGCCGGCCCCCCCGCCACCTGA
- a CDS encoding B-box zinc finger protein, with amino-acid sequence MSPRRPHQPSPADGECCVHHPFERAERVCRDCGHWLCDQCIVTPWGPRKAALCVDCAIGRGGVRTTASRAPVRSEREIRKLERQTRDDVDGPLSAASAAALHRAAPAAGRDDAEPSRRSRFRRLRPSP; translated from the coding sequence ATGAGCCCCCGCCGCCCCCACCAGCCGTCGCCGGCCGACGGCGAGTGCTGCGTGCACCACCCGTTCGAGCGGGCCGAGCGGGTGTGCCGGGACTGCGGCCACTGGCTCTGCGACCAGTGCATCGTCACGCCCTGGGGGCCGCGCAAGGCCGCCCTGTGCGTCGACTGCGCCATCGGCCGGGGCGGGGTGCGCACCACCGCGTCCCGGGCGCCGGTGCGGTCGGAGCGGGAGATCCGCAAGCTGGAGCGCCAGACCCGCGACGACGTGGACGGCCCGCTCAGCGCGGCCTCGGCCGCCGCCCTCCACCGGGCCGCGCCGGCCGCCGGGCGGGACGACGCCGAGCCGTCCCGCCGCTCGCGCTTCCGCCGGCTGCGCCCGTCGCCCTGA
- the purD gene encoding phosphoribosylamine--glycine ligase: MKVCVVGSGGREHGLALALGRTAEVVVTPGNPGIPGSVAAPPEEVEADLYVIGPEQPLVDGLADRLRAAGRRVFGPGADGARLEGSKAYMKDVVHAAGVPTARYGTFRDVEPALAFLRTLPGLYVVKTDGLAAGKGVLVTESLDEAADDVRDKLSGSSFGDAGRTVVIEEGLTGPEASVFVLCDGTRAVALPPAQDFKRVGDGDSGPNTGGMGAWSPVPFDRAGLGDEVVERFVAPTLSALRADGVDYRGVLYAGLMLTPDGPKLIEYNVRFGDPDSQVVLLRLTSDLADLLGAAADGDLPAGGPVGVADDTLVLVVAASEGYPTSPRTGDVIDGLDAARAVPGAEVLCAGVAAAADGHLVTAGGRVLDVVGRGPDAAAARAIAYEAMACISWPGLHHRTDIAAPA; encoded by the coding sequence GTGAAGGTCTGCGTGGTGGGCTCCGGAGGGCGGGAGCACGGCCTGGCCCTGGCCCTGGGCCGGACCGCCGAGGTGGTGGTGACCCCGGGAAACCCGGGCATCCCCGGCTCGGTGGCCGCTCCGCCCGAGGAGGTGGAGGCCGACCTGTACGTCATCGGGCCCGAGCAGCCCCTGGTCGACGGCCTGGCCGACCGGCTCCGGGCCGCCGGGCGACGGGTCTTCGGCCCCGGCGCCGACGGGGCCCGCCTGGAGGGCTCCAAGGCCTACATGAAGGACGTCGTCCACGCCGCCGGGGTCCCGACCGCCCGCTACGGCACCTTCCGCGACGTCGAGCCGGCCCTGGCCTTCCTGCGCACCCTGCCCGGCCTGTACGTGGTGAAGACCGACGGCCTGGCCGCCGGCAAGGGCGTGCTGGTCACCGAGTCGCTGGACGAGGCGGCCGACGACGTGCGCGACAAGCTGTCGGGGTCGTCGTTCGGCGACGCCGGGCGCACCGTGGTCATCGAGGAGGGGCTCACCGGCCCCGAGGCGTCGGTGTTCGTGCTCTGCGACGGGACCCGGGCCGTCGCCCTCCCGCCGGCCCAGGACTTCAAGCGCGTCGGTGACGGCGACAGCGGCCCCAACACCGGCGGCATGGGGGCGTGGTCCCCGGTCCCGTTCGACCGCGCCGGCCTGGGCGACGAGGTGGTCGAGCGCTTCGTCGCCCCCACCCTGTCCGCCCTGAGGGCCGACGGCGTCGACTACCGGGGCGTGCTCTACGCCGGGCTGATGCTCACCCCCGACGGCCCCAAGCTGATCGAGTACAACGTCCGCTTCGGCGACCCCGACAGCCAGGTCGTCCTGCTCCGCCTGACCTCGGACCTGGCCGACCTGCTGGGGGCGGCGGCCGACGGCGACCTGCCCGCCGGCGGCCCGGTGGGCGTGGCCGACGACACCCTCGTCCTGGTGGTGGCGGCCAGCGAGGGTTACCCGACCTCGCCCCGCACCGGCGACGTGATCGACGGCCTCGACGCGGCCCGCGCCGTGCCCGGGGCCGAGGTCCTGTGCGCCGGGGTGGCCGCGGCGGCCGACGGCCACCTGGTGACGGCGGGCGGCCGGGTGCTCGACGTGGTCGGCCGGGGCCCCGACGCCGCCGCCGCCCGGGCCATCGCGTACGAGGCCATGGCCTGCATCTCCTGGCCCGGCCTGCACCACCGCACCGACATCGCTGCTCCCGCCTGA
- the purB gene encoding adenylosuccinate lyase yields the protein MTSALPNVLAQRYASPEMVAIWAPEAKVVQERRLWLAVLRAQAELGVAVPPGAIAAYEGVVDQVDLASIAAREQVTRHDVKARIEEFSTLAGHQAIHAGMTSRDLTENVEQLQVRDGLRLVRRRVVALLARLAARAAEHEALVLTGRSHNVPAQATTLGKRFANAGQELLVALGRLDDLLARYPLRGIKGPVGTQQDMLDLLGGDDAVDHLEAAVAAELGFDRVLTNVGQVYPRSLDLDVVSALVQVASGPTSLATTIRLMAGQELVTEGFKPGQVGSSAMPHKMNTRSTERICGLKVILGGHLAMVTALAGDQWNEGDVSCSVVRRIALPDAFYALDGLIETTLTVLDEFGAFPAVVERELHRYLPFLTTTKVLMAAVRAGVGREVAHEAIKDHAVAVALEMREKGAERNDLLDRLAGDERLGLDAAAIAGIVADPLEFVGRAPAQTAAFVAEVDRLVAADPDAADYRPGAIL from the coding sequence GTGACGAGCGCCCTCCCGAACGTCCTGGCCCAGCGCTACGCCAGCCCCGAGATGGTGGCCATCTGGGCGCCGGAGGCCAAGGTCGTCCAGGAGCGCCGCCTGTGGCTGGCCGTGCTCCGGGCCCAGGCCGAGCTGGGCGTGGCCGTCCCGCCGGGGGCCATCGCGGCTTACGAGGGAGTGGTCGACCAGGTCGACCTGGCCTCCATCGCGGCCCGGGAGCAGGTGACCCGCCACGACGTGAAGGCCCGCATCGAGGAGTTCTCGACCCTGGCCGGCCACCAGGCCATCCACGCCGGGATGACGTCGCGGGACCTCACCGAGAACGTCGAGCAGCTCCAGGTCCGAGACGGCCTCCGCCTGGTGCGGCGCCGGGTGGTGGCCCTGCTGGCCCGCCTGGCGGCCCGGGCCGCCGAGCACGAGGCCCTGGTGCTCACCGGGCGCAGCCACAACGTGCCGGCCCAGGCCACCACGCTGGGCAAGCGCTTCGCCAACGCCGGTCAGGAGCTCCTCGTCGCCCTCGGCCGCCTGGACGACCTGCTGGCCCGCTACCCCCTGCGCGGCATCAAGGGCCCGGTCGGCACCCAGCAGGACATGCTGGACCTGCTGGGCGGCGACGACGCCGTCGACCACCTGGAGGCCGCGGTGGCCGCCGAGCTGGGCTTCGACCGGGTCCTCACCAACGTGGGCCAGGTCTACCCCCGCTCGCTGGACCTGGACGTGGTCTCGGCCCTGGTCCAAGTGGCGTCCGGGCCCACCAGCCTGGCCACCACCATCCGCCTCATGGCCGGCCAGGAGCTGGTCACCGAGGGGTTCAAGCCCGGCCAGGTCGGCTCGTCGGCCATGCCCCACAAGATGAACACCCGCTCCACCGAGCGGATCTGCGGGCTGAAGGTCATCCTCGGCGGCCACCTGGCCATGGTCACGGCCCTGGCCGGCGACCAGTGGAACGAGGGCGACGTCAGCTGCTCGGTGGTCCGCCGGATCGCCCTGCCCGACGCCTTCTACGCCCTCGACGGGCTGATCGAGACCACCCTCACCGTGCTCGACGAGTTCGGCGCCTTCCCCGCCGTGGTCGAGCGCGAGCTCCACCGCTACCTGCCCTTCCTCACCACCACCAAGGTGCTGATGGCCGCGGTGCGCGCCGGCGTCGGCCGCGAGGTGGCCCACGAGGCCATCAAGGATCACGCCGTGGCCGTCGCCCTGGAGATGCGGGAGAAGGGCGCCGAGCGCAACGACCTGCTCGACCGGCTGGCCGGCGACGAGCGTCTCGGCCTCGACGCCGCGGCCATCGCCGGCATCGTGGCCGACCCCCTGGAGTTCGTGGGCCGGGCCCCGGCCCAGACCGCCGCCTTCGTGGCCGAGGTCGACCGGCTGGTGGCCGCCGACCCCGATGCCGCCGACTACCGCCCCGGGGCCATCCTCTAG